One stretch of Corynebacterium callunae DSM 20147 DNA includes these proteins:
- a CDS encoding LuxR C-terminal-related transcriptional regulator, whose amino-acid sequence MIRVLLADDHEIVRLGLRAVLESAADIEVVGEVSTAEGAVQAAHEGGIDVILMDLRFGPGVQGTQVSTGADATAAIKRNIENPPRVLVVTNYDTDADILGAIEAGALGYLLKDAPPAELLAAVRSAAEGDSTLSPIVANRLMTRVRTPKTSLTPRELEVLKLVASGSSNRDIGRILFLSEATVKSHLVHIYDKLGVRSRTSAVASAREQGLL is encoded by the coding sequence ATGATCCGTGTCTTGCTCGCTGATGACCATGAGATTGTCCGGCTCGGCCTCCGAGCTGTTCTAGAAAGCGCAGCTGACATCGAAGTTGTGGGGGAGGTTTCCACCGCCGAGGGCGCTGTTCAAGCAGCCCATGAAGGCGGAATTGATGTGATCTTGATGGATCTGCGTTTTGGGCCCGGTGTACAGGGCACTCAGGTGTCCACCGGTGCTGATGCTACCGCTGCGATTAAGCGCAATATTGAAAACCCACCACGGGTCTTGGTTGTCACCAACTATGACACCGATGCCGATATTTTGGGTGCTATTGAAGCGGGTGCACTCGGCTACCTGCTTAAAGATGCCCCACCGGCAGAGCTCCTCGCCGCGGTACGTTCAGCTGCGGAGGGCGATTCCACGCTGTCTCCGATTGTGGCAAACCGCTTGATGACGCGGGTGCGCACCCCCAAAACCTCGTTGACTCCCCGCGAGCTAGAGGTATTAAAGCTGGTGGCAAGTGGTTCCTCCAACCGCGATATCGGCCGGATTCTTTTCCTTTCCGAGGCCACGGTGAAATCCCACCTGGTCCATATTTATGACAAATTGGGCGTGCGCTCCCGCACCTCAGCAGTCGCATCAGCCCGCGAGCAGGGTCTGCTTTAA
- a CDS encoding DUF6474 family protein — translation MGIFEKVRAARAKTKAEIKAAELKVKTEAKNKAKLDLKREKLLVQAEKNLLKAEEKGLKKRNKHELKMAKNILEQKRQGRLNKDKVKRWTGTARLLAPLLLPVFYRVSTEARNQIVKTKASRAGVTPEQLAQFAGHSAALKARIQGVRENAESAALPHGFIQDVKERLDELEAAAENSEFMSPQQRNRAHQSINRDLAQVSDQIQDRLLDK, via the coding sequence ATGGGCATCTTTGAAAAGGTTCGTGCAGCCAGGGCCAAGACCAAGGCCGAGATCAAAGCAGCAGAGCTGAAGGTTAAAACCGAAGCTAAAAATAAGGCAAAGCTCGATCTAAAGCGCGAAAAGCTCCTGGTACAGGCAGAAAAGAATCTGCTTAAGGCTGAGGAGAAAGGCCTGAAAAAGCGCAATAAGCATGAGCTGAAGATGGCAAAGAATATTCTGGAGCAAAAGCGCCAGGGTCGCCTCAACAAGGATAAGGTCAAGCGTTGGACCGGCACCGCGCGTTTGCTTGCGCCTTTGCTGCTGCCTGTTTTTTATCGCGTTTCCACCGAGGCTCGCAACCAGATTGTGAAGACCAAGGCTAGCCGCGCTGGCGTTACCCCAGAGCAGCTTGCCCAGTTTGCAGGCCACTCCGCCGCCCTCAAGGCTCGTATCCAGGGCGTTCGCGAAAACGCTGAGTCCGCAGCTTTGCCACACGGCTTTATCCAAGACGTTAAGGAGCGTCTAGACGAGCTCGAGGCCGCAGCTGAGAACTCCGAATTTATGTCTCCCCAGCAGCGCAATCGCGCACACCAGTCCATCAACCGCGATCTGGCGCAGGTGTCCGATCAGATCCAGGATCGCTTGTTGGACAAATAA